The following proteins are co-located in the Acidobacteriota bacterium genome:
- a CDS encoding SPASM domain-containing protein, whose product MLTLAQLPAAPAAPLFKRFTSAVGEHLLIVPHSRLFDVPPELAAALDAQTGDALQLVAALAQTTEREAALDAVVAPTPQSLSLNVSASCNLACAYCYAGQGAFAGAQPAPMSWDIARAAIDRLFATADAQAPLTVGFLGGEPFVNRALIHQAVTYAASAGAARGLDVRFAVTTNGTLLNDADVALLRAHRFAVTVSVDGGAALHDAQRPLAGGQAGSFARLCVALRPLLDEPGQALIAARATVNRHDFNLRERFAAILAAGFPEAGFAPLRNAAPQAGALGDADWPPYLAALLELAQAEFARALQGENIRLTNFAVALKQLARGASSPYPCGAGGGYFSVAANGDWYACHRAIGAAAYRLGDNTGLDAARRQTFLTARHVHAQTDCQTCWARYLCSGGCHQEAAQRTAASCDFVRGWLEFCLRAYCELSAQRPQFFSSLEGQQ is encoded by the coding sequence ATGCTGACGCTCGCACAATTGCCCGCCGCGCCCGCCGCGCCGCTCTTCAAACGCTTCACGTCCGCCGTGGGCGAACACCTGCTAATCGTGCCGCATTCGCGCCTTTTCGATGTGCCGCCAGAGTTAGCGGCGGCCCTCGACGCGCAGACCGGCGACGCGCTCCAACTCGTCGCGGCGCTCGCGCAAACGACGGAGCGCGAAGCCGCGTTGGACGCGGTCGTCGCCCCCACGCCGCAAAGCCTCTCGCTCAACGTCAGTGCGAGTTGCAACCTGGCCTGTGCGTATTGTTATGCCGGGCAGGGCGCGTTCGCCGGCGCGCAACCGGCGCCCATGTCGTGGGACATCGCGCGCGCCGCCATTGATCGGTTGTTCGCCACCGCCGATGCGCAAGCGCCCCTGACGGTGGGCTTCCTCGGCGGCGAACCCTTCGTCAATCGCGCCTTGATTCATCAAGCGGTGACATACGCCGCCAGCGCAGGGGCGGCGCGCGGGCTGGACGTGCGCTTCGCTGTCACGACCAACGGCACGCTGTTGAATGACGCGGATGTGGCGTTGCTGCGCGCGCATCGTTTCGCGGTCACCGTCAGCGTGGACGGCGGCGCGGCCTTGCACGATGCGCAACGTCCGTTGGCGGGCGGGCAGGCGGGCAGCTTCGCGCGGCTGTGCGTGGCGTTGCGGCCCTTGCTGGACGAACCGGGGCAGGCGCTCATCGCCGCGCGCGCCACGGTCAACCGGCACGATTTCAATTTGCGCGAACGCTTCGCCGCGATTCTGGCGGCGGGCTTTCCCGAAGCAGGCTTCGCGCCTTTGCGCAACGCCGCACCGCAGGCGGGCGCGCTCGGCGACGCGGACTGGCCGCCTTACCTGGCGGCGCTGCTCGAACTGGCGCAAGCCGAGTTCGCGCGCGCGCTGCAAGGCGAAAACATCCGGCTGACCAATTTCGCCGTCGCGCTCAAACAACTGGCGCGCGGCGCGAGTTCGCCTTATCCCTGCGGCGCGGGCGGCGGTTATTTCTCGGTCGCGGCCAATGGCGACTGGTACGCCTGTCATCGCGCCATCGGCGCGGCGGCTTATCGCCTGGGCGACAACACAGGGCTGGACGCGGCGCGGCGGCAGACGTTCTTGACGGCGCGGCATGTGCACGCACAGACGGACTGTCAAACTTGCTGGGCGCGCTATCTATGCTCCGGCGGTTGTCATCAGGAAGCCGCGCAGCGGACGGCGGCCTCCTGCGACTTCGTGCGCGGCTGGCTGGAGTTTTGTTTGCGCGCTTATTGCGAGTTGAGCGCGCAGCGTCCGCAATTCTTTTCATCTTTGGAGGGACAGCAATGA